Proteins encoded by one window of Filimonas effusa:
- a CDS encoding NADH-quinone oxidoreductase subunit D, with amino-acid sequence MPDHQHNNLKLPEGSIEKQTQTLNLGPTHPATHGVFQNILEVDGERIISAEATVGYIHRAFEKIAERRNLYQITPLTDRLNYCSSPINNMGWHTTCEKLLGIETPKRVDYLRVIIMELARLADHIVCNSVIGVDTGALSVFLYVMQYRELIYEIYEEICGSRLTTNIGRIGGFERNFNATAWDKLERFLKEFPKALKEFENLLERNRIFMDRTVGAGSISAEKALNYGFTGPNLRAAGVDYDVRVHSPYCSYQDFDFNIPVGKTGDVYDRWLVRNQEMWESLRIVRQAYEKIQAFKGEAAEVFHAEVPEYYLPKKEDVYTKMEALIWHFKIIMGETAMPAGEVYHSVEGGNGELGFYLISDGGRTPFRLHFRRPCFIYYQAFPELVKNTMLSDAVIVMSSLNLIAGEMDA; translated from the coding sequence TCAACCTGGGACCTACCCACCCGGCTACACACGGTGTATTCCAGAATATCCTGGAGGTTGATGGTGAACGTATTATTTCGGCAGAGGCTACAGTGGGTTATATCCACCGTGCTTTTGAAAAGATAGCTGAACGCAGAAACCTTTACCAGATAACCCCGCTTACCGATCGTCTTAATTATTGTTCCAGCCCCATCAATAATATGGGCTGGCATACTACGTGCGAAAAACTGCTGGGGATCGAAACTCCGAAGCGTGTTGACTACCTGCGGGTTATTATCATGGAGCTGGCGCGCCTGGCAGATCATATCGTTTGTAACTCTGTTATAGGTGTAGATACCGGTGCCTTATCGGTTTTTCTTTATGTAATGCAATACCGTGAGCTTATTTATGAGATCTATGAAGAGATCTGTGGCTCGCGTTTAACTACCAATATCGGCCGTATCGGCGGTTTTGAAAGGAATTTCAATGCTACTGCGTGGGATAAGCTGGAGCGTTTCCTGAAAGAATTTCCCAAGGCATTAAAAGAGTTTGAAAACCTGCTGGAACGTAACCGTATTTTCATGGACCGTACGGTAGGTGCAGGTTCTATCAGTGCCGAAAAAGCGCTGAACTATGGTTTTACGGGTCCGAACCTGCGTGCTGCCGGCGTTGATTATGACGTTCGTGTACACAGTCCATATTGCAGCTACCAGGATTTTGATTTTAATATTCCTGTTGGGAAGACGGGTGATGTGTACGACCGCTGGCTGGTACGTAACCAGGAAATGTGGGAGTCGTTACGCATTGTAAGGCAGGCTTACGAAAAAATCCAGGCGTTCAAAGGTGAAGCAGCGGAGGTGTTTCATGCGGAGGTGCCTGAATACTACCTGCCGAAGAAAGAGGACGTGTATACCAAGATGGAAGCGCTTATCTGGCATTTCAAAATTATCATGGGTGAAACAGCAATGCCTGCCGGAGAAGTGTACCATTCTGTAGAAGGTGGCAATGGAGAGTTAGGGTTCTATCTTATCAGCGATGGTGGGAGGACACCTTTCCGCCTGCATTTCAGGAGGCCTTGTTTTATTTACTACCAGGCATTTCCTGAGCTGGTGAAGAATACGATGCTTTCCGATGCGGTGATTGTAATGAGTAGCCTGAACCTGATTGCAGGGGAGATGGACGCCTAG